The following proteins are co-located in the Colletotrichum lupini chromosome 4, complete sequence genome:
- a CDS encoding RTA1 like protein yields the protein MPRGKWDTPVIIYGYTPSFVLIVLADVLFFLLLIVHTWQIIRYRSWYFATFPIGLLFEIVGYVARSLSAKANPYNLIYFILNYFFIVTAPVFLAAGIYAILSALINRLGRQFTPLPPKVVLWFFITSDAVATITQISGAALIGVKQSRREDPTTANNILLGGLAYQVFSIGCFVITTSIFLFRARTAIKEHRLTTFVAVFSGATLLTYLRTCFRLAETAEGLGGYLYSNEVFFGVLEFAPVVLAVILLSIWHPGRCVAKKVSGGVDDAEKARVRSRESIQK from the exons atgccgcg TGGGAAATGGGACACGCCAGTCATTATCTACGGCTACACTCCATCCTTCGTCCTTATAGTACTCGCCGatgtcctcttcttcctccttctCATCGTCCACACATGGCAGATCATCCGCTACCGCAGCTGGTACTTCGCCACCTTTCCAATCGGCCTCCTATTCGAAATCGTCGGCTACGTAGCCCGCTCTCTCTCCGCCAAAGCGAACCCGTATAACCTCATCTACTTCATTCTCAACTACTTCTTCATCGTCACTGCACCAGTCTTCCTCGCAGCCGGCATCTACGCGATTCTATCCGCTCTCATCAACCGTCTTGGGCGACAGTTCACGCCTTTGCCGCCTAAAGTGGTTTTGTGGTTCTTCATCACCTCGGACGCCGTCGCAACCATCACGCAGATCTCGGGCGCCGCTTTGATAGGTGTCAAGCAGTCGCGCCGCGAGGACCCTACGACGGCCAACAACATTTTGCTTGGAGGACTTGCCTACCAGGTCTTTTCGATCGGATGTTTCGTCATCACTACCTCCATATTCCTCTTCAGAGCTCGAACAGCGATCAAAGAACATAGGCTTACTACTTTCGTGGCTGTGTTTTCGGGAGCGACGTTGTTGACATACCTGCGTACCTGCTTCCGTCTTGCCGAAACTGCGGAGGGTCTTGGGGGTTACCTCTACTCGAATGAGGTTTTCTTTGGCGTGCTTGAGTTTGCGCCCGTGGTGTTGGCAGTGATATTGCTTTCCATCTGGCACCCCGGGAGATGTGTAGCAAAGAAGGTCTCCGGTGGCGTTGATGATGCAGAAAAGGCTAGAGTACGCAGTCGTGAGTCCATTCAAAAATAG
- a CDS encoding inorganic pyrophosphatase gives MPSRCFFALATLLVSSSAAWTSSHSFNYSALSLREVGARNTEDWRIWLEKDGDPISFWHDVPVWPDESNKQVVNLVVEVPRWQDGKIELKRSEPLNPIVHDSLNGAPRYVENVWPHKSYPFIYGSIPQTWESPNYNHSFTSLLGDNDPVDLFDIGQDRGYVGQVKQVKILGGLALADGNETDWEILGIDIKDPMASIINTRGDPVINIIGDWYQNVTFMQSVVEESHKTWAELIRGEVDSNEINYNQTSRPDVENSFINKATTTAEFNIPAESRIDPAAPRPEKADRWYYLDSDADLIVVPQTQQTFLNRQQV, from the exons ATGCCGAGCAGATGTTTCTTCGCCCTTGCGACGCTTTTGGTCTCGAGCAGTGCTGCTTGGACTAGCTCCCACAGCTTTAACTACAGCGCCCTTAGCTTGAGGGAAGTTGGTGCCCGCAACACAGAG GACTGGAGGATTTGGCTCGAGAAGGACGGTGATCCCATTTCCTTCTGGCATGATGTGCCAGTCTGGCCGGATGAGAGCAACAAGCAAGTGGTGAATCTTGTGGTTGAAGTACCCAGATGGCAAGATGGCAAAATTGAACTCAAGAGGAGCGAGCCTCTAA ATCCTATCGTTCATGACTCTCTTAATGGCGCTCCTAGATATGTGGAGAATGTGTGGCCACACAAATCGTACCCTTTCATCTACGGGTCTATCCCTCAAACCTGGGAAAGTCCGAATTACAATCACTCTTTTACCAGCCTGTTGGGGGACAACGACCCCGTAGATCTCTTCGACATCGGTCAAGA CCGCGGCTACGTTGGTCAGGTGAAACAAGTCAAGATTCTCGGTGGTCTTGCCTTGGCTGAT GGCAACGAAACCGATTGGGAGATTCTCGGCATCGACATCAAAGATCCCATGGCGTCCATCATCAATA CTCGGGGTGATCCAGTCATCAACATCATCGGGGACTGGTACCAGAACGTCACTTTCATGCAAAGCGTCGTCGAGGAAAGCCACAAGACTTGGGCGGAATTGATTAGAGGAGAAGTCGACTCCAATGAAATCAATTACAACCAGACCTCTCGGCCAGACGTCGAAAacagctttataaataaagcgacAACAACCGCCGAATTCAACATCCCAGCAGAGAGCAGAATCGATCCTGCTGCTCCAAGGCCAGAAAAGGCCGATCGCTGGTATTACCTGGACAGTGACGCCGACTTGATTGTGGTTCCTCAGACACAACAAACATTTCTCAATAGGCAACAGGTCTAG
- a CDS encoding sugar transporter has protein sequence MSLGVIGQWAGQNIVSYYLGAVLDTIGITSQYQLLSRLTDSGVDRFAISRRGSGPSVVILYGFYDTAFSGANDHVLENLPQHLVNPPALEPIGWKHYIKPEVIREKKWRSSSTLKRQELRIFH, from the exons ATGTCGCTGGGTGTAATTGGACAGTGGGCCGGGCAAAACATCGTGTCTTACTACCTCGGGGCTGTACTAGATACAATTGGCATCACCTCT CAGTATCAGCTGCTCTCCCGATTGACTGACTCGGGCGTCGACCGCT TCGCCATCAGTCGGCGTGGCAGTGGTCCCAGTGTTGTTATCCTCTACGGGTTCTACGACACTGCCTT CTCTGGCGCAAATGACCACGTACTTGAGAATCTTCCTCAACATTTAGTCAATCCTCCTGCACTCGAACCTATTGGTTGGAAGCATTACATT AAACCCGAGGTCATACGTGAGAAGAAATGGCGATCATCTTCGACGTTGAAGCGGCAAGAGTTACGAATATTCCATTAG
- a CDS encoding GPI-anchored cell wall beta-1,3-endoglucanase EglC, producing the protein MYLMTAVAVSLATTALAGNQPGLLGFNYGATNEDGSCRGYDDFLRYFQNAKTLAGADGKNFTSARLYTSIQCNNTYDPTSSWAEPTSAYKAAIDTNTNILVGLWASAGSQMYTNELRSLTAAYMQYGEAFTNLVIGISVGSEDLYRHASGLAGKYVGVGADAKVIVGYIADLRSLIKQSIPPLANKPIGHVDKYTAWILPENAAVVEAADWLGHNSFPYWESDKNNTIENAPDLFISALDQTRQIAAQSSSVCGKDKEVWVTETGWPHAGESQGAAVASVENARFYWTSVGCDLFQTSLNVFWYILIDSNADQVRNGIEFGLTRNSDVSRPVFNLSCSSLPDSSGGKCDI; encoded by the exons ATGTATCTGATGACCGCAGTTGCCGTGTCCTTGGCCACTACCGCCCTGGCAGGAAACCAGCCGGGCCTCCTGGGATTCAACTATGGCGCCACAAACGAAGATGGGTCATGCAGGGGCTACGATGATTTCTTACGCTACTTCCAGAACGCGAAGACACTTGCCGGCGCGGATGGAAAAAACTTCACCTCGGCTCGTCTATATACTTCCATCCAGTGTAACAATACATATGATCCGACCTCATCATGGGCTGAACCCACTTCGGCTTACAAGGCTGCCATCGATACCAACACCAACATTCTGGTCGGACTTTGGGCCAGCGCCGGCAGCCAAATGTACACCAATGAGCTAAGATCTCTTACGGCCGCATACATGCAGTATGGTGAGGCTTTCACCAACCTGGTCATCGGCATTTCCGTCGGCTCAGAAGATTTGTACCGGCATGCGAGCGGCCTGGCCGGTAAATATGTTGGCGTGGGCGCCGACGCGAAAGTGATCGTAGGGTACATTGCGGACCTTCGAAGTTTGATCAAGCAAAGCATACCTCCCCTGGCAAACAAACCCATTGGACACGTCGACAAATACACTGCATGGATTCTACCCGAAAATGCCGCCGTTGTGGAAGCCGCCGACTGGCTCGGCCACAACTCCTTTCCCTACTGGGAGTCCGACAAAAACAATACTATTGAAAACGCCCCTGACCTATTCATATCTGCTCTTGATCAAACAAGGCAAATCGCTGCCCAAAGTTCAAGTGTCTGTGGGAAGGACAAGGAGGTGTGGGTCACCGAAACTGGATGGCCGCATG CCGGCGAATCTCAAGGGGCTGCCGTCGCCTCAGTTGAGAACGCTCGCTTCTACTGGACCAGCGTCGGCTGCGACCTCTTTCAAACGAGCTTGAATGTCTTTTGGTACATTCTGATCGACTCCAATGCTGATCAGGTCAGGAACGGCATAGAGTTTGGTCTCACGAGGAATAGCGATGTTTCGCGGCCTGTCTTCAATCTTAGTTGCTCGAGCTTGCCAGACTCGTCAGGGGGAAAGTGCGACATTTAG